A window of the Helianthus annuus cultivar XRQ/B chromosome 4, HanXRQr2.0-SUNRISE, whole genome shotgun sequence genome harbors these coding sequences:
- the LOC110933052 gene encoding protein FAR1-RELATED SEQUENCE 1-like, producing MSNVSSSVDAPNNSSDDALNNSINTNVVDEEEPHIQDFQESVRSTYYHSPNGTRYWIPNVLEAYRPVLGTVFAKEEDAISMLSTTKKSKDGTVRLRYVLCSRSGKPNCQNVDSMLLKSSSKLPRSSNYKVSDCKAKIKVKVFNGYPGLRLYEFVESHNHPLVSIENMDLTRKRRQLEFSDQDFIHRLSLAKVGPSTAFKMYNMIFVPFTGVDHHKNCVTFAAALLYDETIESFTWMLEQFLEAHGKQPRLVLTDQDPAMKQAIAKVFNESVHRLCMWHIMDKHPHKIDGDVLQNTNLRVRIHKLVWNVFIAPATFEKRWELLTNDCNLQRYKWLFDMFSIRDQWVPVYVVF from the exons AGCCACATATACAAGATTTTCAGGAATCGGTTCGTAGTACTTATTATCATTCACCGAATGGCACTAGATATTGGATACCCAATGTATTGGAAGCGTATAGACCTGTTTTGGGTACGGTATTTGCTAAAGAGGAAGATGCAATTTCCAT GTTGTCGACAACTAAGAAATCAAAAGATGGTACTGTTAGACTTAGGTATGTTCTTTGTAGTAGATCGGGAAAGCCCAATTGCCAAAATGTTGATTCAATGCTTTTGAAGTCATCTTCCAAGTTGCCTCGTAGCAGTAATTACAAGGTTTCAGACTGTAAAGCTAAAATAAAGGTTAAAGTTTTCAATGGTTATCCTGGTTTACGGTTATATGAATTTGTTGAGTCTCATAATCACCCGTTAGTTTCAATTGAGAACATGGATTTGACGCGCAAGAGGCGGCAACTGGAATTTAGCGACCAAGATTTCATTCATAGGCTAAGTTTAGCTAAAGTTGGCCCGTCAACTGCCTTTAAGAT GTATAATATGATTTTTGTTCCTTTTACGGGGGTTGATCACCATAAGAATTGCGTAACATTTGCGGCTGCTCTTCTTTATGATGAAACTATTGAGTCGTTCACATGGATGTTGGAACAATTTCTTGAAGCACATG GTAAACAACCGAGGCTAGTGTTAACCGACCAAGACCCGGCAATGAAACAAGCCATAGCTAAAGTTTTCAATGAATCTGTCCATCGTCTATGTATGTGGCATATTATGGATAAACATCCTCATAAG ATTGATGGTGATGTGTTACAGAATACCAACTTGAGGGTACGTATACATAAGTTGGTCTGGAATGTTTTTATCGCTCCTGCCACGTTTGAGAAGCGATGGGAGTTATTGACAAATGATTGCAACTTGCAGCGTTACAAGTGGTTGTTTGACATGTTTTCTATTAGAGATCAGTGGGTCCCAG TTTATGTTGTGTTTTGA